A stretch of DNA from Rhodothermales bacterium:
GGCGCGAACGAGGCCGGAGGCGTGTCGGTGGGCCTCAACATCGTGATCCCCCATGAGCAGTCGGGCAACATCTACGTTGACTCCGACAAGAGCATCGATTTCGACTTCTTCTTCGTGCGCAAGGTGATGTTCGTCAAGTATGCGATGGGCTTCATCGTGATGCCGGGCGGTTTCGGGACGCTCGACGAACTTTTCGAAGCGCTCACCCTGATCCAGACGCAGAAGTCGACGCGATTCCCGGTGGTACTGGTCGGCAGCTCATACTGGGGCGGCCTGGTGGACTGGCTGCACGAGACCATGCTGGCCGACGGGAAGATCTCCCCGGGCGACCCGGATCTGTTCCACGTGACGGACAGTGTGTCCGAAGCAGTGGACATTGTGGAGCGGTTTTACCGCGAACATTCCATGGTTCCGAATTTCTGACCACCGAAATGGGAAACCGGCGCACTCCTTGCGTGTCCACCTTGTACGGGTGACCGTTCGCTTCCGGAACCACGCGTTTCGGAGTCGCGTAATGACACGCTCTGCAGCAAGTGCGCTGCATAAGTGACTGGCTTTCCTACGCATGGTTAGTCCGGCAGGTGGAACCCACCCGGTCACTGAGCCCGTCATCCCCCCGACTGCAATCAAACCAACATCTACCGTTATGACCGGCACTAGCACCCTGAGGATGCTGACGCTGCTCCTGCTGGCCGTAATCCTGGCCGTTCCCGCTACCGCGCAGGACTACAAAGAGGCTTACAACGCAGGCCTCGTCGCTGCTGAGGCGAAGAACTACACCGAAGCGCTGAAGAAATTTACCGAGGCAGCTTCAGGTGCCCGGGCTGAGGGGGACTCCGATGTGGAATCCCGCGCCAACCGCATCATCGGACAGATCGAATACTCGTTTGGTGTTCGTCAGACCCGCGCGGAAAATTTCGACGCTGCACTGGCCCACTTCGAGAACGGCATTACGCGCCACCCCACGTACGCCAAGAACTTCCTTGGCAAAGCGCTCGCTCTGAAAAAAATGGAGCGCATTGACGATGCGATGGCCGCCTTTACCCAGGCCGTCGAAGTTGGCAACGCCAACGCGGATCGGGCGACTGCCCGCAAGGCCGAGAGTGCCGTGCGCGAGCATTTTGTCTATGTCGCATCCACAGCGCTGAGCCGGAACGCCAATGGTGCCACATCTGCCGATGCGGATGAAGCCATCGCCGCCCTGGATCAGGTTGCGCAGTACGTCGAGCCTGACGCCGACGTGCTCTATTACCGAGCCGTCGCTCTGCACGCCAAAGGCCAGACGGCCGATGCCGTGGCAGCCGCGGACCAGGCGCTGGAACTGCACCGCGGTTCTCGCACCGACAAGGCCAAGATCTATTTCGTGAAAGGTGAGGCGCTGATGCGTGCCGGCGACGCCGACGGCGCTCGCGCCGCCTTCCAGAGCGCCGCCGTGGGCAGCTACCGCGCTTCGGCCGAGCACTTCCTTGAAGTTCTCGGGACCAACTAAGCGCGACGCGTTCATCGCGTAGATTTGAGGCCCGCACCCGTTTGGGGTGCGGGCCTTTTTTTGTCCCTCAGGTTTCTACACCATGCGTCACATAGATCCCAGCGCATCGCTCGCAGACGGAGTTTCCACAGGAATCGGCACCATCGTCTCGTCGGGTGTGCGCATCGGCCAGGGCACCCGGATCGGCCACCTGTGCGTTATTCATGACGGAGTAAGCATCGGCGAGGGTTGTGAGATCGGCGATCAGGTGGTTCTCCACCCCGGCACCACCATTGGAGATGCCGTCCGGATCGACGAACACAGCAGTGTCGGCAAACAGCCCATGCGGGCGCCGAACTCCGCCGTCACGAAGGATCGTCAACTCGCGCCCGCACAGATCGGCGACCGCTGCCTGATTGGGGCAAACGTGGTGGTATATGCCGGCTGTGTGCTGGGCGAAAAGGTGCTGGTCGCCGACCTGGCCACGGTACGCGAGGATGTCACGGTGGGCAGCTTTACCATTGTCGGCCGCGGCGTGGCCATCGAGAACCACTGCGCCATCGGCAACTATGTCAAGCTCGAGACCAACGTCTACATCACGGCCTATTCCACGGTGGAGGATCGTGTGTTCGTAGCGCCCGGCACGCTGACCTCGAATGACAATTACATGGGCCGCACCGAGGAGCGCTTCAGGCACTTCAAGGGGGTGCACATCAAGCGTGGTGGCCGACTTGGTGTTGGCAGCGTGATTCTGCCGGGCAAGACCATCGAAAAGGATGCGGTGGTCGCTGCCGGAGCGCTTCTGACACGCGATGCCGAACAGGCTCAGATGTACGCCGGCCTGCCAGCTCGCCGCTTCCGAGCCGTACCCGACGACCAGCTGCTCGACAACCAGGGCTGGGACTGAACACCCCCCGCCGCCCCGCGTTCGCCCCCCACCAATCATTCGGGAGCACACACTTTGAAGACTGACGCGACCTCCGTGCCGGCCAACCTCACGATGGTTGACCTTGCCAGCCAGTATGCCCACATCCGCGACGAAGTCAACGCGGAGATCCAGGCCGTACTGGACAATACCGCTTTCATTCGCGGCCCGGTCGTCGGCGAGTTCGAATGCAAACTCGCGGGCTACCTGGGAATCCCCTACGTGCACGGCGTGGCCAACGGCACAGACGCTCTCCAGGTGGCCATGATGGCGCTGGACATCGGTCCGGGCGATGAGGTCATCACCACGGCCTTCACGTTCATCGCGACGGCCGAGGCGGCAGCGTTGCTCGGCGCGGTGCCGGTGTTTGCCGATATCAACCCCGAGACGTTCAACATCGACGCGGCATCCATCGAGTCGCTGATTACCGAGCGCACCAAAGCCATCGTTCCGGTGCACCTCTTCGGCCAGCCGGCTGACATGGATGCCATCATGGACGTAGCCAACCGGCATGGCATCCCCGTGATTGAGGACAATGCCCAGGCCATCGGCGCGCACTATAAGGGCACGCGAGTCGGAGCCCTCGGTGCCTGCGGCACCACCAGCTTCTTTCCTTCCAAGAATCTCGGCTGCTACGGCGACGGCGGTGCGGTGACCACGGCGGACGAAGCGCTCTATCAGCGCATGAAGCTCATCGCCAATCACGGCTCCGCAAAGAAATACCACAACGAAGTGGTCGGTATCAACTCGCGCTTGGACGCCATGCAGGCCGCCGTGCTGAAGGTGAAGCTCAAGCACCTCGACGCCTACAGCGCTGCCCGAGTGGCCGCCGCGGACCGGTACGATGCGCTCCTTGCCGACAATCCGGCCGTGGTGACGCCCTTCCGTGCGGAAGACCGGGACCACGTCTTTCACCAGTACACGCTACGCGTTCGGGGAGGGCGCCGTGACGCGCTGGCCGTGCATCTGAAGGAGCGGGGTGTACCGCACGCGACCTACTACCCCATCCCGCTCCAACGTCTGGAGGTGTTTGCCGGAGGGGGCTGCCGCACGGGCGATATGACGCATACGAACCAGGCCGCGGCAGAGGTGATCAGTCTTCCGATGCACACTGAACTCACCGAAGAGCAGCAGGCCTACGTCGCCGCCGCCGTGAACGACTTCCTGCTCGAGGTGCACGCCTGATGCAGCGGGTCGGCCTTGCGCAGGTAGGCATCGGGTACTGGGGCAAAAACCTGCTCCGCAACTTCGCGGCTATTCCGGGGGTGGACCTCGTGATGGCCTGTGACCAGCGGCAGGACGTGCTGGACCGGGTGGCGGACTCCCATCCGGGCACGCAGACCACGTCGATCTACGATGACCTGCTTTCCAGCGACGATGTCGATGCGGTGGTTATCGCCACCGAGACCCCGCAGCACGCCCCCCTGGCCAAGCTGGCGCTGGCAGCGGGCAAGCACGTGTTCGTGGAGAAGCCGATGGCGCAGACCACGGACAATGCCCGCGAACTCGTGCGCCTGTCCGAGGAAAAGGATCTACGCCTGATGGTCGGGCACCTCCTCCTCTACCACCCCGCGTTCCGATACGTGGAGGACCTGGCGCAGTCGGGCGAACTCGGAGACGTTTACTACCTGTATTCCCAGCGGGTGAACCTGGGCATCATCCGGCAGAACGAAAACGCGTTCGAAAGCCTGGCCCCGCATGACCTGTCGGTGGCGCTGCAGCTCATGGACGCGAAGCCGGTCGGCGTCTCCGCCAGCGGCCAGGCCTATCTGCAGCCGGGCGTTCAGGACGTCGTGTTTGCCACGGTGCACTTCGAGGGAGGCAAGATGGCCCACCTGCACACCTCCTGGCTCGACCCGCACAAGACGCGCAAGGTCACAGTGGTGGGCAGCCGCAAGATGGCCGTCATCGACGACGTGGCGACCTCCGAGAAGGTGCGCCTGTACGACAAGGGCGTGGACATCGCCGAAGCCGGCTACGCCGATTACACGCAGGCGATGACCCTGCGAAGCGGCGACATCCACATCCCCAAGATCACCATGGCCGAGCCACTGCGGCTGGAGTGCGAGCACTTCATCGACTGCGTGCGCACCGGCGAGACGCCACGCTCGGACGGACGAAACGGACTCGCTGTCGTGGAGATGATGGATGCTGCCGCGCGTTCCCTGGCGGCAGGCGGTGTGCGGGCAGACTTGCCCTGACCACGCTCAGCGGCGCGCGGCCGCCTCAGGGCCCATCGCCCGTTACTCGGAGGCCGTGACCCGCATCATTTCCTCGATACTGGTCTCGCCGTCCTTGACGAGTTGCCGCGCACAATCCTGCAGCGACAGCATGCCTTCCTTCTGGGCCTGCTTCATGATGGCCTCCTCGTCGATGTCTTCGCCCGACTCGGCCACCAGGTGGCGGATTTCCTGGGAGAAGTACAGGGTCTCCGAGATCGCGCGGCGGCCCTTGTAGCCCGCCCCGCTGCACTTGGGACATGCCTTCTCCCGTGCCGGCTCCATGATTTCGAGGTTCTCGATCTCGTCATCGGTGAAGCCGAGCCGCTTCATCATGACACTGTCCTTCTTCGCGGCAGGCCGCTTGCAGACCGGGCACAACTTGCGGATCAGACGCTGGGCTACGACCAGATTGATGGCGTATGCCAGCAGGAAAGGCTCGACTCCCATTTTGTACAGTCGGGAGACGGCACTCGGCGCATCGTTGGTGTGCAGTGTCGAGAACGTGAGGTGACCTGTGTTGGCGAGCTTGATGGCGAGATCGGCGGTCGCCTTGTCGCGCATCTCACCGACCATCACGATATCGGGATCGTGGCGCAGGACGGCGCGAATGGCGTCCTCCAGCCCCAGCTTGTGCGAGAGTTTGATCTGCCGGACCCCGTTGATGATGTACTCCACCGGGTCCTCAATCGTGAGCACGTTAACCTCGGGGGAAATCACCTGGTGCAGCGCGGCCACGAGGGTGGTGGACTTACCCGAACCGGTCGGACCGGTCAGAATCACCATGCCGTGCGGCTGGCTGATGGCGTGGTTCACGCTCTCCAGAGCGCTGGGCAACATGCCGAGCTTGGAGAGGTCGGTCAACACCTTCCTGTCGTCCAGCACACGAATGACCACACTCTCTGCCCGAATCTCCTGGTTAGCGGAGGCGATGGGCAGCACGCTGACACGGAAGCGGATCAGCACATCGTCAATCCGGCGCTGAATGAACCCGTCCTGGGCCATTTCACGCTCAAACCGGTCGACGTTGGTTGAGTTGTCCTTCACCACGGCCAGGAAGGCCTCGGCGGCCACCTTCTCGTCCACATGCCACCGTCGCAGACGACCGTCTACGCGGAAATGGATTTCGATGTGGCGCTTGGGATTCGGGAAGACATGGATGTCCGAGGCTCCCTGTCGGACCGCTTCGATAAGCGAGGCCTCGAACAGGTTGATGAGTACGGACCGGCTCATCTCCGCCTCGAGGGCGGTTTCGTCTACCAGCTCGGACTCGTCAGCTTCAAAGTCGGCTCCAAAATCAAACGCCGGCTCGTCGCTCGCCGTCATGCGGTCGAGATACTCGTTCCGCTTCGGGAAAATCTCTGTGATCACCCGGGTGAGCTCGGCTTCCGAAGCGTAGCGCAGCTCGAAGCGACCGACCTTCAGCTGAGCGAGCAGGCGATGCACGTCCGAGCGCGCCGGGTCGTGCGTGACGAACATCAGACGAGCTCCGCCCGTCTCGGCATCAATCGCGTACTCGAACGGAAGAAGATTGAGGCGCAGGAGATCCTCCCGGCGCTCCTCAGCAATCGTCTCCATGATGAGCATCACGAACTCGTGGTCCGGACGCCCTTCCCCGAGTTCCACGCGGGGGAACGCGTACACCTTCGCCGCCATGGAGAAGACGCGTTCTCTGTCTACTCCCGGCACGGCGGCCAGAATGCGCCAGATGGCTTCCTTGCCGCCCTCCTGACCGTATTTGGTCAGGGCCTTTTCCACCTGTTCGATGGAGATGCTGCCCTCCTTGAAAAGGGCTGCCACCACGCGATCCTTTTTGGCGCGGCGATCCAGGAGCGAAATGTCCTGCTCTACGCCCGGTTTCTCCACCGGAACCACGGGTTCGGCAGGCGGCGCGGCAACGGGCTCCGCCGGGGCAGCCTGCTCGCCCTGGGTGTCTCCTTTCTTGGGCCAGGGTCGATTCCGCGCGCGCTCTTCGGCGCTTGCAGAAGCCGCGGGACCGCGGTCAGACCTGGGCGATCCGTCGTCTGGCGCCTCCTGAACCTCGGGCTCACGATGTGTGCGCGGAAGCCGATCAGGGTGTACCTCGTCCAGGTACGCATCGATCGCCGTGGTCGGCATATACCGCAACTCGGTTTCCACCGGAAGCGCGGCCGCGGCCGCGGCTACCCGGCGGGAAACCGGGTCGTCGGTGGCAAGAATGAGGCGATAATCGAGCGTCTCCGGGTTCAGGCCGATCTCTACAGGTATGGCGCCGGCGTCCAGAACAGCATCCAGTGCTTCCGGAGTGACGGTTTCCCGCATGTTCTCGACGAGGTTCTTGACCGGCAGGTCTTCCCTGTCCTCGTACGCTTCATATCCGGACTGCCGGGCGACCTCGGCCAGGAGCACGCCACGGTCCACTTCTTCCACCTCCAGCATCGCCCGCCAGAGCGGTTCGCCGGGGCGGCGGTGCCGCGACGCGTCGTAAACCTGTGCCACCCGGATCACGCCCGCGTGCATCAGCGCCAGCACGATCTCGTCGCTGACGACGCCCGAGGTGGCGGCGTCCGGCTGCGAGGGTGCATCCGGCACCGGTCCTTCCTGCGGGGTTGCATCAGGCTCTTCCTCATGGAAGTTGCGCAGGATGTCTCCCGCGAGTTCCATGCTGTCCTTCACGAGCGTGCGCTCGGTTTCGGTCGGCTCGTCTCTTGGACCGCCCGAATCCTCTTCCATCAGATCGTTGAGCAGGTCGGCCGCCGCCAGCATGGCGTTGTTGGGCTGCTCCACCGGCACGTCGGAGGATACTCCGGTCGGGCCAGGAGCCGGCTCACCTGCGGCGCTGCCCTGCTCCAGGGCCTGCAGGGTGGCCAGGAAGGCGTTCTCGTCAAAACTCTCGGGGTCGAATTCAGCATCGGCCGCCGCATAGAAATCGTCGGCCCCGGGTAGTTCTTCTACGGACTCATCCTGGAAAGCGGCGGCGGCATTCGCGTCGAAGTCGTGACTCGTGCCGTACTCGTCCTCATCCTCCGCCGCGTTGGATGCCCCGATTGGCTCCTGACTGTGCGCGTCAGAATCGGCCGAGCCTTGAGCTGTGTTGCCGTGTGCCGTCTCTGCGGCGCGCGAATCGCCGGTGTAGGCATCGACCAAGGCCTTCAGGGCCTCCTCGTCCTCTGCCTCGGCCCACTCCTGGAGCTCGGCCGCAATCTCGGGGGCCTCCGTTAGCTGGTCCTCCAGCTCGTCCAGGCTGAGTTCGTCAATCTCCTCCGCCAGCGCGTCCCAGAGGTCGGTCAGATCCTCGCCGGTCAGCGGTGCATTCTCCGACTCGTCCACCACCACCTGCGGTTCTTCCCTCGCATCAACGGAAACAGCATCCGGAGATTTCTCCGGATGCCTGTCGCGTTTCCTTTTGAAGTCGAAGAGTCCTAGTCGCATTCCTGGCGGTGGTGATGCGGAGGCGCTTGGGGTGTGATTTCGTCTATCCCATGAAGTCCGTCGAGGACGGCGAGATCATGGCGATCTCAGACGAGATCAGGGTGAGAATCATGATGGCGATGGTGATGAATACGGCCACCGCCGTCTGGATGAGCTCCACCGTCGAACGCAACTTCATGGAGGTCTCGTTTTCGTAGTAGTCCGCCATCTGGCGTGCTGCGTTGCGCACGTTACCAGTCTCTGCACCCGAGCGGAATCGAGCGAGTGCCATGCCCGTGAACACCTGTGAGGCTTCCATGGCCTTCACAAGCTCGGCGCCCTGGGCGACCATCATCGGCACGGTGACCGTTTTGATGCGATGCTCCATGTAGGAGTTGCCGCAGGCCTCGGAGGCCACCTTGATAACGGAAATATTGTCGCCGCTTCCGGAATAGAGTACGGCGAACACCCTGCAGAAAATCTCGATGTTGAGCTTGTGCAGCAGGCTTCCGATCACGGGAATGCGGATGAGGTAACGATGGATGAGAAATTGGCCCCTTTGGGACCGAACAAACAGGAAGCAGGCAAGGAACATGCCGAAGAGCAGTGCCCCCAGCCACATCCAGTTGCCGTCCAGCCATCGTGAAAAGTTGAGCGTTGCCTGCGTCATCGGGGGCAGCGCAATGTTGAAGCCCTCAAACAGTCCGGCGGTCTCGGGGAAGATCCACCAGATGTACCAGATGAAGGCGGCCGTCAGCACCGCGATGGTGAGCGCCGGTGTGGTCATCGCACTCTTGACGCTCTTCTTGAACTCGTCCTGGCGCTCGAGAAAGCGGGCAGTGGCCTCGTAGATCTCAGCCATGTTGCCGGACTTCGAGGCGATGCCGAGCATGTAGGCCGTAAACTTGCCCAGCATGTGCTGGTGCTTCATGAACGCCTGCTGCGCCTCCATGCCGCCTTTCAGGTCCGCATTCAAGTCACGGATGACCTGCTTCAGACTGCGAGACGACACATCGTTGACAAGCAGGTTCAACACCTCGTCAAAGGGCAGTTTTTCCTTGAGCAGGTTCGCCGACAGCCGCACGAACATGATCATGTCCGTATTCGGCGGCTTGCGCTGAAAGTCGAGCAGCTTCTTCTCGACCTTGACCACTTCCAGGCCGAGGTTGCGTAGCGCTGCCGAGATTTCCTCTGCCGAAAACGCTTTCTGCTCCCCCTGCTGCAGCTTCCCGTTGGGGTGCTTGACCTTGTACAGGTAGACGCGTCGCTGCAGGACGTCCTGCTTGCGGAATCCGTGTTTGTCCGCCAGCGCGTCGACCTTTTTCTCTGCGGCGCGCTGTCCCTTGGCGAAGACCGTTCCCTGGACGGGCTGGCCTACGCGACTGATACCGGAAAACCGAAACTCCTTGACGGATGCCATGGCTGCCTACTCGAGCGTGATCGAGCCGTCGAATCGCACGATCGTGGAGTCGATGCTGTAGTTGTTCACGTAGGTCCGCACACCGATGTTGGCGTTGCGCTTGGAGACGCCTGAGATCTCAATCGATGTGGCCGTGGCGTTGGTGATCGCCCAGTTTGCGAGCTCGGTCTCGGTATCCATTGCGAGAGTCGCCAATCCGTTGGAGCCCAGCAGTGAGTAGGACTGGTTGCCACCGGCGAACGGGTCCGACTTGGTTTTCCAGAACACTGCGTTTGAAGCGATAGCGAGATTGCGGCTCATGATGCCGTCCGCTTCGCTCTTCCCAAAGCCGTCTGTAGCGGCCTGGATTCCGGCGATAACGGCAATCCCAACGAGGATGACACCGATTACCAGAAGAAGAAGTTGTTGCTGACCCATGGTTCGGGGCTATGGGTAGATTGCGGGGGTACCTCCTCCGGTATCGCCCCTTTTTGGTGGGCCTAAAGCCCTGTAAAACAGAAACGGCGGCATGCCGTGAGGCATGCCGCCGTTCGTAGTCTCGTGCGACTACTGGTTGCCCGACTTAGGAGCTCGGGTTGACCAGCGTGGTGATGTCGCTCGGCTCCGTGCCCGTTACCGTGACGCGGACCGTGTTGAACGCGGTAGAGCCGTTATAGCCCGTGCCGAGAATCGTCAGGGTCGCGCCGGAGGCGGACATGTCAAAGATGCCATTCAGATTTTCGTACTGATCATCATCGGCTTCGCCCTGCGTGGACGTGTTGTCGCCGACATCATAGCCAAGCTGCAGCAGGGTGAGACCGGTCCAGTTGGTAGCGCTTGCGCCTCCACCAAATGCTGCCGGCTTCAGTTTCCAAGCCTGTGCGTCGCTTGCAATACGAATCGCGTCGTTAACGAGTGCGTCGGCATTCGCCTTTTTCTGGTTCTCAGAAAAGGCCTGGATGCCTACCACCACCGCCAGACCGACGATGACGATACCCAGTACGAGAAGAAGAAGTTGCTGCTGACCCATCGATCAACCTCCGTGGTGTTTTCCTGTTCGGTTTCCTGTGTGATTCAGGCTGCTCCGCGGACTGTATCGGACAGACCCCGGATTGACTTGAGCTATGCTTATGTCAAGATCCCGTGAAGGAACCGCCTGGTCATCTCCACGGACTCACTCTGTTTCGGCTCCTTGGCAGAGCCACTTAAGCGAAGAACCAAACTTGTGCCGAAAAACCGCCTCGCAACCCGGTCAGCGCGGTCGCGTATTAGAGGTGTCAGTACTC
This window harbors:
- a CDS encoding TIGR00730 family Rossman fold protein, which gives rise to MDPRKRSQFLRSMSPTEIDTWHETRIRDLWRVFRIMGEFVDGFEKLSEVGPCVSIFGSARTKPDHPEYQQAVDLAKELVRRGFGVITGGGPGIMEAGNKGANEAGGVSVGLNIVIPHEQSGNIYVDSDKSIDFDFFFVRKVMFVKYAMGFIVMPGGFGTLDELFEALTLIQTQKSTRFPVVLVGSSYWGGLVDWLHETMLADGKISPGDPDLFHVTDSVSEAVDIVERFYREHSMVPNF
- a CDS encoding tetratricopeptide repeat protein, with amino-acid sequence MTGTSTLRMLTLLLLAVILAVPATAQDYKEAYNAGLVAAEAKNYTEALKKFTEAASGARAEGDSDVESRANRIIGQIEYSFGVRQTRAENFDAALAHFENGITRHPTYAKNFLGKALALKKMERIDDAMAAFTQAVEVGNANADRATARKAESAVREHFVYVASTALSRNANGATSADADEAIAALDQVAQYVEPDADVLYYRAVALHAKGQTADAVAAADQALELHRGSRTDKAKIYFVKGEALMRAGDADGARAAFQSAAVGSYRASAEHFLEVLGTN
- a CDS encoding DegT/DnrJ/EryC1/StrS family aminotransferase, which produces MKTDATSVPANLTMVDLASQYAHIRDEVNAEIQAVLDNTAFIRGPVVGEFECKLAGYLGIPYVHGVANGTDALQVAMMALDIGPGDEVITTAFTFIATAEAAALLGAVPVFADINPETFNIDAASIESLITERTKAIVPVHLFGQPADMDAIMDVANRHGIPVIEDNAQAIGAHYKGTRVGALGACGTTSFFPSKNLGCYGDGGAVTTADEALYQRMKLIANHGSAKKYHNEVVGINSRLDAMQAAVLKVKLKHLDAYSAARVAAADRYDALLADNPAVVTPFRAEDRDHVFHQYTLRVRGGRRDALAVHLKERGVPHATYYPIPLQRLEVFAGGGCRTGDMTHTNQAAAEVISLPMHTELTEEQQAYVAAAVNDFLLEVHA
- a CDS encoding Gfo/Idh/MocA family oxidoreductase; the protein is MQRVGLAQVGIGYWGKNLLRNFAAIPGVDLVMACDQRQDVLDRVADSHPGTQTTSIYDDLLSSDDVDAVVIATETPQHAPLAKLALAAGKHVFVEKPMAQTTDNARELVRLSEEKDLRLMVGHLLLYHPAFRYVEDLAQSGELGDVYYLYSQRVNLGIIRQNENAFESLAPHDLSVALQLMDAKPVGVSASGQAYLQPGVQDVVFATVHFEGGKMAHLHTSWLDPHKTRKVTVVGSRKMAVIDDVATSEKVRLYDKGVDIAEAGYADYTQAMTLRSGDIHIPKITMAEPLRLECEHFIDCVRTGETPRSDGRNGLAVVEMMDAAARSLAAGGVRADLP
- a CDS encoding type II/IV secretion system protein; this encodes MRLGLFDFKRKRDRHPEKSPDAVSVDAREEPQVVVDESENAPLTGEDLTDLWDALAEEIDELSLDELEDQLTEAPEIAAELQEWAEAEDEEALKALVDAYTGDSRAAETAHGNTAQGSADSDAHSQEPIGASNAAEDEDEYGTSHDFDANAAAAFQDESVEELPGADDFYAAADAEFDPESFDENAFLATLQALEQGSAAGEPAPGPTGVSSDVPVEQPNNAMLAAADLLNDLMEEDSGGPRDEPTETERTLVKDSMELAGDILRNFHEEEPDATPQEGPVPDAPSQPDAATSGVVSDEIVLALMHAGVIRVAQVYDASRHRRPGEPLWRAMLEVEEVDRGVLLAEVARQSGYEAYEDREDLPVKNLVENMRETVTPEALDAVLDAGAIPVEIGLNPETLDYRLILATDDPVSRRVAAAAAALPVETELRYMPTTAIDAYLDEVHPDRLPRTHREPEVQEAPDDGSPRSDRGPAASASAEERARNRPWPKKGDTQGEQAAPAEPVAAPPAEPVVPVEKPGVEQDISLLDRRAKKDRVVAALFKEGSISIEQVEKALTKYGQEGGKEAIWRILAAVPGVDRERVFSMAAKVYAFPRVELGEGRPDHEFVMLIMETIAEERREDLLRLNLLPFEYAIDAETGGARLMFVTHDPARSDVHRLLAQLKVGRFELRYASEAELTRVITEIFPKRNEYLDRMTASDEPAFDFGADFEADESELVDETALEAEMSRSVLINLFEASLIEAVRQGASDIHVFPNPKRHIEIHFRVDGRLRRWHVDEKVAAEAFLAVVKDNSTNVDRFEREMAQDGFIQRRIDDVLIRFRVSVLPIASANQEIRAESVVIRVLDDRKVLTDLSKLGMLPSALESVNHAISQPHGMVILTGPTGSGKSTTLVAALHQVISPEVNVLTIEDPVEYIINGVRQIKLSHKLGLEDAIRAVLRHDPDIVMVGEMRDKATADLAIKLANTGHLTFSTLHTNDAPSAVSRLYKMGVEPFLLAYAINLVVAQRLIRKLCPVCKRPAAKKDSVMMKRLGFTDDEIENLEIMEPAREKACPKCSGAGYKGRRAISETLYFSQEIRHLVAESGEDIDEEAIMKQAQKEGMLSLQDCARQLVKDGETSIEEMMRVTASE
- a CDS encoding type II secretion system F family protein, whose protein sequence is MASVKEFRFSGISRVGQPVQGTVFAKGQRAAEKKVDALADKHGFRKQDVLQRRVYLYKVKHPNGKLQQGEQKAFSAEEISAALRNLGLEVVKVEKKLLDFQRKPPNTDMIMFVRLSANLLKEKLPFDEVLNLLVNDVSSRSLKQVIRDLNADLKGGMEAQQAFMKHQHMLGKFTAYMLGIASKSGNMAEIYEATARFLERQDEFKKSVKSAMTTPALTIAVLTAAFIWYIWWIFPETAGLFEGFNIALPPMTQATLNFSRWLDGNWMWLGALLFGMFLACFLFVRSQRGQFLIHRYLIRIPVIGSLLHKLNIEIFCRVFAVLYSGSGDNISVIKVASEACGNSYMEHRIKTVTVPMMVAQGAELVKAMEASQVFTGMALARFRSGAETGNVRNAARQMADYYENETSMKLRSTVELIQTAVAVFITIAIMILTLISSEIAMISPSSTDFMG